From a region of the Thiorhodovibrio winogradskyi genome:
- a CDS encoding sensor histidine kinase has translation MLSLALGWSTVSQAEEGGRQWRLGNDLDYEVYLDDSGALGVEQIAALGAESFIPQPGVLTLGYSRAVAWLRFEPPPLAPHQRWWWLEVAPSFLDQVDLYQHDGTGWTVRQVGDWRLFAERPIAHRHFIFPLDPDAPGPLLLRLQSTSSLVGMLTLWEPCAFVASATRGALIWGLHLGATGILAVAIALLALVFKQREMAAIALAGMINLATMVVVRGFHAEWLWPSQPLVASAAVGLVSFWAMASATWMMRELLTRGTPHRWFDSGLLVLIGVFAAAPLSLALDRFGETAMLLYVLHVLTALCALWLALGQVRQHGSVYAWAMLAAFVLYLVAIMPLVLMLLGLLERASPLISAWIIIMPVFLALSGVAQAWRLRQGFRAMAVARDQALAQARAAKHYLEGEVRERTTELMRAQERLQDALAFERRLRLEQGHLVDMLSHEFRNPLAIVDAAATNLVAVPPADGQDMRRRVEQIRRAVSSLAELITNYLNNHSLERDAFEAKLTNTPIAPLIDQVAGQVIASPRHNLVVDLSRAPASWCLDPFLIRMALNNLIDNAFKYAPPGGVWLEARTEGGTTAGAEARLALLVSDTGATTTTQDAERLFGKFQRGPRVSGIRGSGLGLFICRGIAQAHGGDIRLRLGEDSPRGGTTFAICLPPRDPD, from the coding sequence ATGTTGAGCTTGGCGCTGGGCTGGAGCACTGTAAGCCAGGCCGAGGAGGGAGGGCGTCAGTGGCGCCTGGGCAATGATCTCGACTATGAGGTTTACCTGGATGATTCGGGAGCGCTCGGCGTTGAGCAGATCGCCGCGCTCGGGGCCGAGTCTTTCATACCGCAACCTGGCGTCCTGACGCTCGGCTATTCGCGCGCCGTCGCCTGGCTACGCTTCGAGCCGCCGCCGCTCGCTCCCCATCAGCGCTGGTGGTGGCTGGAGGTGGCGCCGAGTTTTCTCGACCAAGTCGATCTCTATCAGCACGACGGCACGGGTTGGACAGTGCGGCAAGTCGGCGACTGGCGGCTCTTCGCCGAGCGCCCCATCGCGCATCGGCACTTCATCTTTCCGCTCGACCCCGATGCGCCGGGGCCGCTGCTGCTGCGTTTGCAAAGCACCAGCTCGTTGGTGGGCATGCTCACCCTTTGGGAGCCATGCGCTTTCGTGGCGTCCGCGACGCGCGGCGCCTTGATCTGGGGGCTGCACCTGGGCGCAACCGGGATACTGGCGGTGGCCATAGCGCTGCTGGCCCTGGTGTTCAAACAGCGCGAGATGGCCGCCATCGCGCTGGCGGGTATGATCAATTTGGCCACCATGGTGGTGGTCAGGGGATTTCACGCCGAGTGGCTTTGGCCGTCGCAGCCGCTGGTGGCGAGCGCCGCGGTCGGCCTGGTGTCGTTCTGGGCGATGGCCAGCGCCACTTGGATGATGCGTGAACTGCTCACCCGAGGCACGCCGCATCGGTGGTTTGATAGCGGGCTGCTGGTGCTGATTGGGGTTTTTGCCGCGGCACCCTTGAGCCTGGCGCTGGATCGCTTTGGCGAGACCGCCATGCTGCTGTATGTGCTCCATGTATTGACGGCTCTGTGCGCGCTCTGGCTGGCGCTGGGGCAGGTTCGCCAGCACGGGAGCGTCTATGCCTGGGCCATGCTGGCGGCCTTTGTGCTCTATTTGGTGGCAATCATGCCGCTGGTGTTGATGTTGCTGGGCCTGCTGGAACGTGCCTCCCCGCTGATCAGTGCCTGGATCATCATTATGCCGGTGTTTCTCGCCCTCTCCGGCGTGGCGCAAGCGTGGCGTCTGCGTCAGGGTTTCCGCGCCATGGCCGTGGCGCGCGATCAGGCGCTTGCGCAGGCACGCGCCGCGAAGCATTATCTGGAGGGCGAGGTGCGGGAACGCACCACTGAGTTGATGCGTGCTCAGGAGCGCCTGCAAGACGCGCTGGCGTTCGAGCGACGGCTGCGCCTGGAACAGGGGCATCTCGTCGACATGCTGAGCCATGAGTTCCGAAATCCGCTGGCGATTGTGGACGCCGCGGCGACCAATCTGGTGGCGGTACCGCCAGCCGATGGCCAGGATATGCGCCGGCGCGTCGAACAAATCCGCCGCGCGGTCTCGAGTCTGGCGGAGCTCATCACCAACTATCTCAACAATCACTCATTGGAGCGTGATGCGTTCGAGGCGAAACTAACAAACACGCCGATTGCTCCATTGATCGACCAAGTCGCGGGTCAGGTTATCGCATCGCCTCGTCATAATCTGGTGGTGGATTTGTCGCGGGCTCCGGCGTCCTGGTGTCTCGACCCCTTTTTGATCCGGATGGCACTGAACAATCTGATTGACAACGCGTTCAAATACGCTCCGCCGGGTGGGGTATGGCTGGAGGCACGGACCGAGGGCGGCACGACAGCCGGGGCCGAGGCGCGGCTGGCGTTGTTGGTCTCGGACACCGGCGCCACAACCACCACCCAGGACGCCGAGCGGCTGTTTGGGAAGTTTCAGCGCGGACCTCGGGTCAGTGGCATTCGCGGCTCCGGTCTGGGTCTCTTTATCTGTCGCGGCATCGCCCAGGCGCATGGCGGCGATATCCGCCTGCGATTGGGCGAGGATAGCCCGCGTGGCGGCACCACCTTTGCAATCTGCCTGCCGCCGCGCGACCCTGATTGA
- a CDS encoding response regulator transcription factor gives MLHSLSDPTPTDPARASLAIVEDEAPLRDNLELFLRSRGYAVCGVGSAEALYKQLATSPTQIIIVDIGLPGEDGFSLIEHLAAANRYGLIALTARGATADRIQGLQRGADLYFVKPVDLHELEAGIESLWRRLGHASRRRREDQPNPWILEPLDRRLRAPAGQVLALTARESELLDYLMSRPAEIISKDDLLCYLSGSAATDDFHRIEALLYRLRKKAMEVFAQPLPVRAVFGRGISFVAAARIERPL, from the coding sequence ATGCTTCACTCTCTCTCCGATCCAACCCCAACTGATCCAGCTCGGGCCAGCCTCGCCATCGTCGAGGACGAAGCACCGCTGCGCGATAACCTTGAACTCTTCCTGCGAAGTCGTGGCTACGCAGTCTGCGGAGTTGGCTCGGCCGAGGCGCTCTACAAGCAGCTGGCCACCAGCCCGACCCAGATCATCATCGTTGATATCGGCCTGCCCGGCGAGGACGGTTTCAGCCTGATAGAGCATCTGGCCGCCGCCAATCGCTATGGCTTGATTGCCCTGACCGCGCGTGGCGCGACCGCTGATCGCATCCAGGGACTGCAACGCGGCGCCGATCTCTACTTCGTCAAGCCGGTCGATCTGCATGAGTTGGAGGCCGGTATCGAATCGCTGTGGCGGCGCCTGGGCCACGCCAGCCGACGCCGTCGCGAGGATCAGCCCAATCCCTGGATACTCGAGCCGCTTGACCGCCGTCTGCGCGCGCCTGCTGGCCAGGTGCTTGCGCTGACCGCGCGCGAGAGCGAGTTGCTTGACTATCTCATGTCGCGTCCCGCCGAGATTATTAGCAAGGACGACCTGCTGTGCTATCTCAGCGGTTCGGCGGCCACGGATGACTTTCACCGCATTGAAGCTCTGCTCTATCGCCTTCGCAAAAAGGCCATGGAAGTATTCGCTCAGCCGCTGCCGGTTCGAGCCGTGTTTGGCCGAGGAATCAGCTTTGTTGCCGCCGCGCGCATCGAGCGGCCATTGTGA
- a CDS encoding Rpn family recombination-promoting nuclease/putative transposase has product MTYLTDHYVNFFTDYGFKRLFGEEPHKDLLRDFLNALLHDEQGEIVDLTYLKDEQLGRTPVDRKAIFDLYCENERGEKFIVELQKAKQNFFKDRSVFYSTFPIQQQAKRGDWDFRLNAVYTIGILDFVFDEDKQDNDKYRYDIKLQDIDTNEVFYEKLTFIYLEMPKFNKGLDQLETHVDKWLYAIKHLDRLDHVPDALRERVFERFFEVARIANFSREELQSYEDSLKYYRDLKNSFDTAREDGRKEGREEGRKEAVLSMARGLLDLLDDDTIAQKTGLDSATIAALRKESQG; this is encoded by the coding sequence ATGACCTATTTGACTGATCATTATGTCAATTTTTTCACTGACTATGGCTTTAAGCGGTTGTTTGGCGAAGAACCGCATAAGGATTTGTTGCGCGATTTTCTAAACGCCTTGCTCCACGATGAGCAGGGCGAAATTGTCGATCTCACCTACCTGAAAGACGAGCAACTGGGCCGAACGCCGGTGGATCGCAAGGCGATCTTTGATCTGTACTGCGAAAACGAGCGTGGCGAGAAGTTTATTGTTGAGCTGCAAAAAGCGAAGCAGAATTTCTTTAAGGATCGCAGTGTTTTCTATTCGACTTTTCCCATTCAGCAGCAAGCCAAACGCGGCGATTGGGATTTTCGCCTCAATGCGGTCTATACCATTGGCATTCTGGATTTTGTTTTTGATGAGGATAAACAGGACAACGACAAATACCGCTACGACATCAAGCTACAGGATATTGATACCAATGAGGTGTTCTACGAGAAGCTGACCTTTATCTATCTGGAGATGCCCAAGTTCAACAAAGGCCTGGATCAGCTCGAAACCCATGTGGACAAATGGCTCTATGCCATTAAGCATCTGGATCGGCTCGATCACGTCCCGGATGCGCTGCGCGAGCGGGTGTTCGAGCGCTTCTTTGAGGTCGCCAGAATTGCCAATTTTAGCCGCGAGGAGTTGCAAAGCTACGAGGATAGTTTGAAATACTATCGTGATCTCAAAAACTCTTTTGACACGGCGCGGGAGGATGGCAGAAAAGAAGGTCGGGAAGAAGGCAGAAAGGAGGCTGTTCTCAGTATGGCGCGCGGGCTGCTCGACCTGCTCGATGATGACACCATTGCGCAAAAAACCGGTCTGGATTCTGCGACCATCGCTGCTTTGCGCAAGGAATCTCAAGGGTAA
- a CDS encoding InlB B-repeat-containing protein, whose amino-acid sequence MNHRRRDHSARQTESTSGPPWRYSGHLTAVTPTAAGSVVCAPSEVPDGESTTCTATPNEGYYFLG is encoded by the coding sequence ATGAATCATCGCCGCCGTGATCATTCCGCGCGCCAGACCGAAAGCACGAGCGGGCCACCGTGGCGGTATAGTGGACATTTGACTGCCGTGACCCCCACTGCGGCGGGTAGTGTAGTGTGCGCCCCCTCCGAAGTGCCCGATGGCGAATCAACCACCTGCACGGCTACGCCAAATGAAGGGTACTATTTTTTGGGGTGA
- a CDS encoding TolC family protein has translation MQVHSPKSHPETRAWRGALMRPRDVAWTWLFSALPRGLVAALVATNALAAGADIAAENRLPILPLSEQEYVTLALAENDSIRQRQMDRLISEQGRITAEAIFEPALQMDIARSYGFEENTTESAVQRFYETEYEYRDLDYSVGVKGMLPTGGDYRLYYQMEDLANSLQSDAVYGNENVAEAALEVTQPLFKNAGLKVNRAGIDIAYQEQGITADRLQKTRMTVAYQAHLAYATMQFALARLKLDEQMLEHERGRGEQIAKLFDEGRVSAAQVDLSRSVLRRRAAQVSAARRQLRRTASEARRLLIGAEQRQLTGVLPSETQLALIPMVSPNFSRLEQLINDRPEFKEAKKVLTQEDLRLEVARNQTLPDINLRFILGKTGLGDDVRSAHNKLDGPHEFWEVGLQVNVPLGGKSAKSQLAAARIKKQQALDTLRSLALLIHDEILVAHEELQQTTSEAKEYQQSVTALERVTRENQTRVEQGQMNQLDLISGQLDLLDARKMLVEKIYEQRRAALTLALAEGGILEWFDRYAASASSQASAR, from the coding sequence ATGCAAGTGCATTCCCCAAAATCACACCCCGAGACCCGCGCATGGCGCGGCGCCTTGATGCGCCCGCGCGATGTCGCTTGGACTTGGCTGTTTTCCGCTTTGCCGCGCGGTCTTGTCGCCGCCCTTGTCGCCACAAATGCGCTTGCCGCCGGTGCTGACATCGCGGCGGAAAACAGGCTGCCCATCCTACCGTTGAGCGAACAGGAGTACGTCACTCTGGCACTGGCGGAGAATGACAGCATCCGCCAAAGACAAATGGATCGCCTGATCAGCGAGCAGGGGCGCATCACCGCCGAAGCCATCTTCGAGCCCGCGTTGCAGATGGACATCGCGCGCAGCTACGGTTTTGAGGAAAACACCACCGAAAGCGCGGTGCAACGCTTCTACGAAACCGAATACGAATACCGGGATCTGGATTATTCCGTCGGTGTCAAGGGCATGCTGCCCACGGGCGGCGACTATCGTCTCTACTACCAGATGGAAGACCTGGCCAACAGCCTGCAAAGCGACGCCGTTTATGGCAACGAAAACGTCGCCGAGGCGGCCCTTGAGGTCACCCAGCCCCTGTTTAAAAACGCCGGTCTCAAGGTCAACCGCGCCGGCATTGACATCGCCTATCAAGAACAAGGCATCACCGCGGATCGTCTGCAAAAAACCCGCATGACGGTCGCCTATCAGGCTCACCTCGCCTACGCGACCATGCAGTTCGCCCTTGCGCGTCTGAAGCTAGACGAACAGATGCTTGAGCACGAGCGTGGGCGTGGCGAGCAAATCGCCAAATTATTCGACGAAGGCCGCGTCAGCGCCGCCCAGGTGGATCTCTCCCGCTCGGTCCTGCGCCGCCGCGCGGCCCAGGTGAGTGCCGCCCGGCGTCAACTGCGGCGCACCGCCTCCGAGGCCAGGCGCTTGCTCATTGGCGCCGAACAGCGCCAACTCACCGGCGTGCTGCCGAGCGAAACCCAGCTTGCCTTGATCCCCATGGTGAGCCCGAATTTCTCCCGGCTGGAACAACTCATCAACGACCGGCCCGAATTCAAGGAGGCCAAAAAAGTCCTGACCCAAGAGGATCTGCGTCTGGAAGTCGCCCGCAACCAGACGCTGCCGGACATCAACCTGCGCTTCATCCTTGGCAAAACCGGCCTGGGCGATGACGTCCGCTCGGCCCATAACAAGCTTGATGGGCCGCATGAGTTCTGGGAAGTCGGCCTCCAGGTCAATGTTCCACTCGGAGGGAAATCGGCCAAAAGCCAACTCGCCGCCGCGCGCATCAAAAAACAACAAGCACTCGACACTCTCAGAAGCCTGGCGCTGCTGATTCACGACGAAATTCTCGTCGCTCACGAGGAACTGCAACAAACCACCAGCGAGGCCAAGGAGTACCAGCAGTCCGTTACCGCCCTCGAACGGGTGACGCGGGAGAACCAAACGCGCGTCGAACAAGGGCAAATGAACCAGCTCGACCTCATCAGCGGCCAGCTCGACCTGCTCGACGCGCGAAAAATGCTGGTGGAAAAAATCTACGAACAGCGCCGCGCCGCGCTCACCCTGGCCCTGGCCGAGGGCGGCATTCTGGAGTGGTTTGATCGTTACGCCGCCTCGGCGTCGTCTCAAGCCAGTGCGCGCTAG
- a CDS encoding efflux RND transporter periplasmic adaptor subunit: MHPQPAPSLTTTALMCAAIVVLGAQPLAADPRPEGISGFTEAQQDLQLGLSESGRVALISAREGDSVKAGDLILSLDIALIRLDLEQRRLKLEFLADLQLAERRLAMLSDKLQRGRRLRQSDNAISRDELEQIILEHAQAEADLARLRAQKEQERLELALAEEHINRRELRAGFDGILVRLAKAEGESVQPHEPLARLVDASAGRFIGNAEFRQVAFLKPGQRVRLDLLLDGAHQTREGVVSFLSPVMDTASGLIEVKAEFDNRENPVQLGGPAILLPVVSLDNEVVE; the protein is encoded by the coding sequence ATGCACCCACAACCAGCGCCAAGCCTGACAACAACCGCCCTGATGTGTGCCGCCATCGTCGTGCTCGGCGCACAGCCGTTGGCGGCGGACCCGCGGCCCGAGGGCATTTCCGGCTTCACCGAGGCGCAGCAGGATCTTCAGCTTGGGCTTTCGGAGTCCGGTCGCGTCGCGCTCATCAGCGCGCGCGAAGGCGACAGCGTCAAGGCGGGGGATCTCATTCTTAGCCTCGATATCGCGCTGATCCGCCTGGATCTGGAGCAACGCCGCCTCAAGCTGGAGTTTCTCGCCGACCTGCAGCTGGCCGAACGCCGCCTGGCAATGCTTAGCGACAAACTCCAGCGTGGGCGTCGCCTACGCCAAAGCGACAACGCCATCAGCCGCGATGAACTCGAGCAGATCATCCTGGAGCACGCCCAGGCCGAGGCCGACCTGGCCCGGCTGCGGGCGCAAAAAGAGCAGGAGCGCCTGGAATTGGCCCTGGCCGAAGAACACATCAACCGGCGCGAACTGCGCGCTGGTTTCGACGGCATCCTGGTGCGACTGGCCAAGGCCGAAGGGGAAAGCGTGCAGCCCCATGAACCACTGGCGCGGCTGGTGGATGCCAGCGCCGGGCGCTTTATTGGCAATGCCGAGTTCCGCCAGGTCGCGTTCCTGAAGCCGGGACAGCGGGTGAGGCTGGACTTACTCCTCGACGGCGCGCACCAAACCCGCGAGGGGGTCGTCAGTTTTCTGTCCCCGGTGATGGATACCGCCAGTGGGCTGATTGAAGTGAAGGCCGAGTTCGACAACCGGGAAAACCCGGTTCAGCTCGGAGGACCGGCAATCCTGTTGCCGGTGGTCTCGCTCGACAATGAGGTGGTGGAATGA